The Candidatus Palauibacter australiensis sequence GGAGACGCGCATGACTGGCCTCGAGACACGTGTGGCCGGGCTCGAGTCGGAAGTCCGCGATCTGCGTACGGTGGTGCGCGAAGAGATCGGCGGTCTACGAGACGAGATACGCGGCCTCGCCGACCTCATCCGCCCACGGGAACTGCGCGTCCCGCCGACCCAGTAGACGGGGCCCATCCGTAAGGGACGCCCCGAACACACGCCCTTCGGACACCCCCTCAAGTCTGTCGCGGCCATCGTGCGCAGCGGCCGGATCGGAGCTTGAGATCCTCGTGAGTTCTCGACACGTCGGCCGAGGCCGAAGGCGCGAGATCGAGCCTCCGTCGATTTCCGATGCCTGTCACGCCGTTTTCGCTGCTTGTGCATCGTAACGTATGTTCATAACATGTGTGAAGTTACAGCCGTCACGGCTGTGGGGAGTGTGGCGACGGTCCCTCACCGTTTTGCACCACATTCTCAAATGAGGTAACGGATGTTGGAACCCATTTCCCCCCTTAATTGGGGACTTCCCCACCTCGATTAGGGGGGACGTGCCTCCATACCGCGGTCTGCGAGGACTGCGGACAGCCCACTAGGACGGCCTGGAGGCGGGCTGGTCCTTGAGGCGGGCTTCGGCTTCTTCGGGGGGCGCGCCGCGGGAGCTCCTGCCCGACCGAATCCGTCACATTTCGGCCGCCAGTTGACAGGGGAGCGTCGGAGATGGATATTGAAATATGCCCCCCAAAATTGGGGGACTATGCCCCCTAATAGTTGGGGGTTTTCCCGTCTATGCCGCGGCCCATTAGTTACCTCATTACTTACCACATAGTGAGGCCTGGTGAAGGCCACGCCTGCTCGGCCGACGCGAACCGCTTTACGGCCGGGACCTGGGTTGCCGGATCCCCCGGATCCCTTCTTGACGACCCTCGAGCTGTGCCCCGTGCGCCGGGTGCGCCAAGGCACCGCGGAGGGGAGCGCTTCGACCCGAGACCGCGTCACCGGGTCGTCTCTGTGAGGAGTGCGTTAAAGCAGGAGCGGGCCCCCGCAGAACTTCGCGGGGGCCCGCTTCCGTGAGGCCTCTCGTCAGAGACCGCTAGGGGTTATGTGTCGTCGTTGACGAGTACGATCTCTGCCGTATTGATCGTGTACGCCACGCCGTTCGTCTTGTTGCCGTTGGCAGTCCCTGTGCCTTCGGCCAGCGACGACACCTCCGTAGTGATACCGATCGTGTGATTCACGGTCACTGCCACGTTGTCCGTGGGCGTCAGGTTGAACGACACCGTTCCAGTCGTCTCGCCCGGATCGAGCCTCACGGACAGCCCGGCGGCAGTGATGTCCGTCGTGTACTCGATGTCATCGCCGGTTGCCGACGCGGTAAGCGAGATGGAGTAATTCCTGCTGACGGTCTGCATGGCACCGTTCGCTTCCGTCACAGTGATCGTCACCATCTGCTCGCCGGCATCTTCGGCGATCCTCGGTTTGTCGACGGTGACGGTCACGTCGGGGTCGTCATCGTGCAGAGGGAACGTCACGGCCTCGACACGGATCACGGCGCCCGTCTGCAGCGCAGCCGCGTTACCGCCGCCCACGGCGCCGGCGCTGAGGCGGATCACATCGGCCGGATCTTCAATGACGGCGTCATCCACGGGGACGATATAGACCATGCTGTCCGTCCTCGGGTCGTCCATCTCAAGAACCATATCGACCGAGGTGATGGTGGCGGTCGCGTCCTCGTCGCTGTACCACGTGGCGTCACTGCTGTTGCCGTTGCCGAGGGTCACGCTGAACGTGCGGTCGGCGGCAGCCGTATCCGGCACGCCCGTCATGGCGACGACCGTCAGCGCGAGGGTATCGCCGTCGTTCTCGCCGAACCGGCTCGGCAACCCCATCACGGTCAGCTTGATGTCGTCGTCGTTCACCGTCCCCGCGAGATTCTTCGCCGCGAAGTTGGCGTCGCCGCTGGGCGTGTGCCTCAGGGTGAACATCTCGCTGTCCGTGTCGAAATCATCAACGAGCGTCGTGACCGTCACGGACTGCCCGGCAGGCGCCGTCCCGTCGTCGGTCGGCGCGAACGTCAGCTCGTCCGCGCTGAGAGTCGCATACACGACCCGGTTGCCCTCCACGACCTCAATCGAGACGGTCACGGTGTCGGCCGGGTTATGCGACAGCCCAACCATGTACGAGGCGCCCGTATCTCCGGAGCCCTCGTTCACCTCCAGCATGGTCAGGGCGGCCTCGTCGGCGTCCGTGAAGACGAGTTCGTACACCGTCGGCGGTGGCGCCGCTGTGACCGTCACGTCCCAACTCTGCTGGGCCGTCCCGGTGCCGCCGTCGCTCGCCGTGACGGTGATCGTGGCGTCACCCACCCCTACGGCAGTGACCGTCGCCACCGCGCCCGCCATCGAGACGGTCGCCACGGCGGCGTCGTCCGAACTGGCCGTATAGGTCAGGGCGTCGCCGTTGGCATCGCTGAAGTTGCCGGACACGTCGCGCGTGTCCGTGCCGCCGGTCATCAGGCTCATATCGCTGATCGTGCCCATGGCCACAGGCCCGACAGGCTTGACCCCCGGCCACGTCACGTTGAACGTGCCAACGACCTCTTCGTAGGCATTCGCCATGGCGCCGCCATTGGCGCTACGGGCGTCGTCCTTGGCGCTCAGGAAGAAGCAGTAGTCCGTCGCGCCAATATCGCCGGCCTTCTTGACCGTGAAGACCTCGGAGAACTCGATCCTGTTCGTGCCGTTGTGGAGCCGCCGCACGGGATTGGCGACCTGCGTCGGTGCCAGCGCGGTGTCCGTCGCCACGCAGGAATCGCCGTGATGGATGCTCAGGAAGGCGCGGCGGATCTCCGTCGCGTCAGTCAGCGTTCCCGCTACGGTCACGCTCACCGACGCCGCCTCCGTCAAGCCGAAGTCGCTCGGCACCGCAGACAACGCGAAGGTCGGTTTCGTACCGTCGCGCGTGAACGTGAAGGATGTGAGCGAGTTGTTACCGGCTTCGTCTCGCGCCCACGCGTACACGGTGTGCTGACGTTCACGCCCGAACGCAGCGGTCATATCGCGGTTGATGTCGATCGTGACGGACCCGTCATCGGCGACGGTCGCGTCCGACCTCCAGTAGACGGCGTTCGAGCGAGGGTTGGAACTGCCGGCCAGCACAAGGATGCTGGAATTCACCCCACTGCCGTCCTCGCCGCTGTCGAACCGCGGATCCTCGACCTCGAAGAACAGGGTGGCCCCATCCGGATTCAGCACCAACGCTTCGGAGGGGCGCTCGCGGCTGATGACCGGCGCCGTGCGGTCGACGCCGAAGTCCGTCTTCGTACGGATCCGCGCCACCCTGGAAAGATTGACCGCGTTGCCCAGCCGGTCCGCCAGAGCCTGGACCTCGGCCACGTAGCAGTCGATCCCGCCGCCATCGTTCACGGGGTCTTTGCGCGGATCTTCCTCGGCCAACTGGCTAACGTGCGTCACGTTGTCGAGGCCCTCGAGGGGTGTGAATGCCGTGCTGCCGCGAGTGTCGGCGTTCCCGGGCACGGAGCAGTCGCCCACGGCGATCGCCGAGGTCGAGCCGGACACGTGTCCCACGCCCATATCCGACATTTCCGTGATCCGGAACCGGTTCGCCGGCGAGCCGTCGGAGTAGTACCGCACTTCCGTGCTCTCCCAATTGGCCGGATTGCCCGAGTTGCTGATCGCGATCTCTGAGCTGTTGGTTCGCGCCGGCGCCTTGAAGTCGAAGTACAACGGGCCGCTCATTCCCTGTTCGAACTTGGAAGTCACGTCGAGGCCGTTGGGATCGATGACGCTGCCGCTGAGGATCCAATGCTCGTTTTCGCCGGCCGTGTTCTCGACCGCGAAGTTGAGGCTCGAGCTGACTTCCCAGGTGAACGGAGCCTCATCATCGGCCAATGGGCGACCGTTCTGAGGCGTGTTGCCACGCGCGTAGAAGGCCAGCGCGGGAGGCGCAGAGGTGAGTGGCGCCGCTTCCGGACCCGTCACCTTCGCCTGGATCGCGACCGAACCGGCGGTCGTGCCATCGTACGCGACCGGACACGCGTGGAACGTGTTGACATTGCCCTCCTCGGCGGAGGAACCGCCGTAGAAGGTCAGGCCCCCGGTGTGCGGCCCGAGCTCGAAGCGGCTACCCGGAACGTACGCGATCTGCACGAAACCGGAGTTGTTGAGCGCGATCGGCTGAGAGGCGACTTCGTCGCGACGGTCGCCCGTATCGGTCGTGAGGAAAGCGCCCAACTCGTAGTTGCCGTTGGCGTACTTGGGATCGAGCTGCATCCCCACGCACTCGCCCACGACGTCGTTGGTCACGAGGGCACACTCGATCTCGACCTGCCCCGCGGCGGCGAGCCCGGGACCCACGCTCACGTCGGCGGAGGTGCTGCCGGTGCCGCGGCACAGGGGCGTGACCGTCTCGCCGTTCAGCGTGAGACCGATCTCCGTCCACGTCTCGTCGTTCGACTGCACATCGAGCACCGCGTAAATCGTGCCCGAGATGCCCGACGGATCGCTGATCTGATTCCGCTCGGCGTCCAGCAGCCTCGAGATCACGACCGTGGCCTCCTCCGGCCCCTGCGGAACATCGATGCGGAAGCTCTGGGAGACCGACGCGGATCCGTCGCTCGCGGTGATCGTGATGACGGCGTCGCCGGCCGCGATCGCGCTGATCGTCGCTGTCGAACCCTCCATCGACACCGTCGCCACGGCCTCGTTGGAGCTGGCGCCCGTGTAGGAAAGCTCATCGCCGTCCGGGTCCCTGAAGTGGCCCGCGACGTCGATCGTCGACGTACCGCCGATCTGGAGCCTCGAACCCGGAATCGTACCGACCGCAACGGGGGCCGCGTTCCTGGACGCCGCCTCGACGGTGACGGCGAAGCCCTGGTTGGCCTGGAGGCCAGCCGGGTCGGCCGCCGTTATCGTGACAACAGAATTTACATCATAACTTACTGATTATAAATGAGTTGACGTTTACACATCGGCATGTATTCCCTCATTCCATACCCCGTTTCGTGCGCGGCTCCCGGGCCAGGTAGGCGGCCCAGTCGTTCATGAGGGTGCGCCGGCGCTCGAACAGGTCCGTGCGCCGGTAGGCGGCCTCGACCTTGTTCTGCACGACGTGCGCGAGGGCCGCCTCGACGACCTCGCGGGGATGATCCGTCTCTTCGGCCGCCCAG is a genomic window containing:
- a CDS encoding Ig-like domain-containing protein, which codes for MEGSTATISAIAAGDAVITITASDGSASVSQSFRIDVPQGPEEATVVISRLLDAERNQISDPSGISGTIYAVLDVQSNDETWTEIGLTLNGETVTPLCRGTGSTSADVSVGPGLAAAGQVEIECALVTNDVVGECVGMQLDPKYANGNYELGAFLTTDTGDRRDEVASQPIALNNSGFVQIAYVPGSRFELGPHTGGLTFYGGSSAEEGNVNTFHACPVAYDGTTAGSVAIQAKVTGPEAAPLTSAPPALAFYARGNTPQNGRPLADDEAPFTWEVSSSLNFAVENTAGENEHWILSGSVIDPNGLDVTSKFEQGMSGPLYFDFKAPARTNSSEIAISNSGNPANWESTEVRYYSDGSPANRFRITEMSDMGVGHVSGSTSAIAVGDCSVPGNADTRGSTAFTPLEGLDNVTHVSQLAEEDPRKDPVNDGGGIDCYVAEVQALADRLGNAVNLSRVARIRTKTDFGVDRTAPVISRERPSEALVLNPDGATLFFEVEDPRFDSGEDGSGVNSSILVLAGSSNPRSNAVYWRSDATVADDGSVTIDINRDMTAAFGRERQHTVYAWARDEAGNNSLTSFTFTRDGTKPTFALSAVPSDFGLTEAASVSVTVAGTLTDATEIRRAFLSIHHGDSCVATDTALAPTQVANPVRRLHNGTNRIEFSEVFTVKKAGDIGATDYCFFLSAKDDARSANGGAMANAYEEVVGTFNVTWPGVKPVGPVAMGTISDMSLMTGGTDTRDVSGNFSDANGDALTYTASSDDAAVATVSMAGAVATVTAVGVGDATITVTASDGGTGTAQQSWDVTVTAAPPPTVYELVFTDADEAALTMLEVNEGSGDTGASYMVGLSHNPADTVTVSIEVVEGNRVVYATLSADELTFAPTDDGTAPAGQSVTVTTLVDDFDTDSEMFTLRHTPSGDANFAAKNLAGTVNDDDIKLTVMGLPSRFGENDGDTLALTVVAMTGVPDTAAADRTFSVTLGNGNSSDATWYSDEDATATITSVDMVLEMDDPRTDSMVYIVPVDDAVIEDPADVIRLSAGAVGGGNAAALQTGAVIRVEAVTFPLHDDDPDVTVTVDKPRIAEDAGEQMVTITVTEANGAMQTVSRNYSISLTASATGDDIEYTTDITAAGLSVRLDPGETTGTVSFNLTPTDNVAVTVNHTIGITTEVSSLAEGTGTANGNKTNGVAYTINTAEIVLVNDDT